The following proteins are co-located in the Paludibaculum fermentans genome:
- a CDS encoding TonB-dependent receptor yields the protein MLLAAAVFAAIPTYAQEVRASLAGVVSDPVGAPIPGVTVVLTSVERNVSTTTETNEQGNYLFPFVVSGKYTLTIERAGFKKYSRQNIILQAQDKARADVALEVGDMTQSVSVQADVSQLQTETASRSQIVSNQLIANLPTQGRNPFQIAWAMPGVVKTGDWRYLRAFDTGGMSGFSINGGKKGDNEVLIDGISNVRGNRNVIGVPSMEAVQEFKVLTNTYDSQYGRTGGGIVTIVSKSGGNAFHGTAYEYFQAEELNANQSELNSAGQKKPPMNINTFGFQASGPIFIPKVFDGRNKLFFLLSYEGLRQRSADPGAVTFPLDAWRTGNFSGLLNAQNNGVTIYDPLTTDAAGNRTPFAGNIIPSNRINPVAANVLKDYPSPNAPGTGPARINNYIYPSRWVADMNAWNGRLDYRLNDRNTVYFRYGQAPFSEYRALVWNGSNAAEPTGNAPLIRNGRNWVADWTTILSPTMTFNLRGGLARWETSSGNSFGANYNPAQLGFAANLVSQLTRFQYPRFDFSDTYQSIGSGNSVFNASPSDTYTLQPNLNVVHGNHTLKFGGEARRYHDNSNNPGASSGVYGFSRAWTQGKALQPDAISGNEIASFLLGAPNTAYVERNIDPAYRNYYFATFVQDDWRVNNRLTLNFGLRWDYEQPLVERYNRMLGAFNFATPSPLASQVSGLSLVGVPTFAGVAGQPRGAFGTDKNNWQPRIGAAYRIAPTWVMRGGYGIYYLGQNERGEAQGFSQRTDAITSTDGGYKPAVDLTNAFANQAGGLLLSPIGASQGASSFLGQSMTVNYFNRPLPYTHQFSFDIQHELPGNMLAEIGYAGNISRKLPMNVSNYNAVPAAYLGRRTAAGVIDTAWYNTRVDNPMAGRIPNNTNLNGATIPRQNLLFPFPQFSGININNLPIGGQNYNGLQTRLTKRFSRGLTFVASYSWSKTLEQLTLLNPQDLNLNDVYATRVENRSAQETDVPHKFSFAGVYELPFGRGRSLGNNMNKVADAVLGGWQLNWNLTLQSGWALDYPNAKQVVAGDGKPTDAQKAQGYLFNVDLWNDPANPGKRVAQQEPFTLRDFPTRFGSARVPGYKNIDASVAKNFRLTESIKLQFRGEMVNATNTPWFSRLASNGTNVTNANFGKLDITQRNLPRFVKLVLNLSW from the coding sequence ATGCTTCTAGCCGCCGCTGTCTTCGCGGCCATCCCCACATATGCTCAGGAGGTGCGAGCCAGTCTCGCCGGCGTGGTGAGCGATCCGGTGGGCGCTCCCATCCCCGGCGTCACCGTCGTCCTCACCAGCGTGGAGCGCAACGTCTCCACCACCACTGAAACCAACGAGCAGGGCAACTACCTGTTCCCGTTTGTCGTCTCCGGCAAATACACCCTCACCATCGAACGCGCCGGCTTCAAGAAGTACTCTCGCCAGAACATCATTCTCCAGGCCCAGGACAAAGCCCGCGCCGACGTCGCCCTCGAAGTGGGCGACATGACGCAAAGCGTCAGCGTGCAGGCCGATGTCTCGCAACTTCAGACCGAGACCGCCTCGCGCAGCCAGATCGTCTCCAACCAGCTCATCGCCAACCTGCCCACCCAGGGCCGCAACCCCTTCCAGATCGCCTGGGCCATGCCCGGCGTCGTGAAGACCGGCGACTGGCGCTACCTGCGCGCCTTCGACACCGGCGGCATGTCCGGCTTCTCCATCAACGGCGGCAAAAAGGGCGATAACGAAGTCCTCATCGACGGCATCAGCAACGTGCGCGGCAACCGCAACGTCATCGGCGTGCCCTCCATGGAAGCCGTCCAGGAGTTCAAGGTCCTCACCAACACCTACGACTCGCAGTACGGCCGCACCGGCGGCGGCATCGTCACCATCGTCTCGAAGTCCGGCGGCAACGCCTTCCACGGCACCGCCTATGAGTACTTTCAGGCCGAAGAGCTCAACGCCAACCAGTCGGAACTGAACTCCGCCGGTCAGAAGAAGCCCCCGATGAACATCAATACCTTTGGCTTCCAGGCCAGTGGTCCCATCTTCATCCCGAAGGTCTTCGACGGCCGCAACAAGCTCTTCTTCCTGCTCTCCTACGAGGGACTTCGGCAGCGCTCCGCCGATCCCGGCGCCGTCACCTTCCCCCTCGATGCCTGGCGCACCGGTAACTTCTCTGGGCTGCTGAATGCCCAGAACAATGGGGTCACTATTTACGACCCCCTGACCACCGACGCGGCCGGCAACCGCACCCCCTTCGCCGGCAACATCATCCCCTCCAACCGCATCAACCCCGTCGCGGCCAATGTCCTGAAGGACTATCCTTCGCCCAACGCCCCCGGCACCGGCCCCGCGCGCATCAACAACTACATCTACCCCTCGCGCTGGGTCGCCGACATGAACGCCTGGAACGGCCGTCTCGACTACCGCCTGAACGACCGCAACACGGTCTACTTCCGCTACGGCCAGGCGCCGTTCTCCGAATACCGCGCCCTCGTCTGGAACGGCTCCAACGCCGCCGAGCCCACCGGCAACGCGCCCCTCATCCGCAACGGCCGCAACTGGGTCGCCGACTGGACCACCATCCTCTCGCCGACAATGACCTTCAACCTGCGCGGCGGCCTCGCCCGCTGGGAGACTTCCAGCGGCAACAGTTTCGGCGCTAACTACAACCCGGCCCAACTCGGCTTCGCCGCGAACCTCGTGTCGCAGCTCACCCGCTTCCAGTACCCGCGTTTCGACTTCAGCGACACCTACCAGTCCATCGGCTCCGGCAACAGCGTGTTCAACGCTTCGCCCTCCGACACCTACACCCTGCAGCCGAACCTGAACGTCGTGCACGGCAACCACACCCTGAAGTTCGGTGGAGAAGCCCGCCGCTACCACGACAACTCCAACAACCCCGGCGCCTCCAGCGGCGTGTATGGCTTCAGCCGCGCATGGACCCAGGGGAAGGCGCTGCAACCCGATGCCATTAGCGGCAACGAGATCGCCAGCTTCCTGCTGGGCGCGCCCAACACCGCCTACGTCGAACGCAACATCGACCCCGCCTACCGCAACTACTACTTCGCCACCTTCGTTCAGGACGACTGGCGCGTCAACAACCGCCTCACCCTGAACTTCGGCCTGCGCTGGGACTATGAGCAGCCCCTGGTCGAGCGCTACAACCGCATGCTCGGCGCCTTCAACTTCGCCACTCCCAGCCCCCTGGCCTCCCAGGTCTCCGGGCTCTCGCTCGTCGGTGTACCCACCTTCGCAGGAGTCGCCGGCCAGCCCCGCGGGGCCTTCGGCACGGACAAGAACAACTGGCAGCCTCGCATCGGCGCCGCTTACCGCATCGCACCCACCTGGGTCATGCGCGGCGGTTACGGCATCTACTACCTCGGCCAGAACGAACGCGGCGAGGCCCAGGGCTTCAGCCAGCGCACGGATGCCATCACCTCGACCGACGGCGGCTACAAGCCCGCCGTGGATCTCACCAATGCGTTTGCAAACCAGGCCGGCGGCCTGCTGCTCAGCCCCATCGGCGCCAGCCAGGGCGCATCCAGCTTCCTCGGCCAGTCGATGACGGTGAACTACTTCAACCGCCCGCTGCCCTATACCCACCAGTTCTCGTTCGACATCCAGCACGAACTGCCCGGCAACATGCTGGCGGAAATCGGCTATGCCGGCAACATCAGCCGCAAGCTGCCCATGAACGTCAGCAACTACAACGCCGTACCCGCCGCCTATCTTGGCCGCCGCACGGCCGCCGGTGTCATCGATACCGCCTGGTACAATACGCGCGTCGACAATCCCATGGCCGGGCGCATCCCGAACAACACCAACCTCAACGGCGCCACCATCCCCCGCCAGAACCTGCTGTTCCCCTTCCCGCAGTTCTCGGGCATCAACATCAACAACCTACCCATCGGCGGCCAGAACTACAACGGCCTGCAGACGCGCCTCACCAAGCGCTTCTCCCGCGGCCTCACCTTCGTCGCCAGCTACTCCTGGAGCAAGACCCTCGAACAGCTCACCCTGCTCAACCCGCAGGATCTGAACCTGAACGACGTCTACGCCACCCGCGTCGAAAACCGCTCCGCCCAGGAAACCGACGTCCCGCACAAATTCTCCTTCGCGGGCGTCTATGAACTGCCCTTCGGCCGCGGCCGGTCCCTCGGCAACAACATGAATAAGGTCGCCGACGCCGTACTCGGCGGCTGGCAGTTGAACTGGAACCTCACCCTGCAAAGCGGCTGGGCGCTCGACTACCCCAATGCCAAACAGGTTGTCGCCGGCGACGGGAAACCCACCGATGCGCAGAAGGCGCAGGGCTATCTCTTCAACGTCGACCTCTGGAACGATCCGGCCAACCCCGGAAAGCGCGTCGCCCAGCAGGAGCCCTTTACGCTGCGCGACTTCCCCACCCGCTTCGGCAGCGCCCGTGTCCCCGGCTACAAGAACATCGACGCCTCGGTGGCCAAGAACTTCCGCCTCACGGAATCCATCAAGCTGCAGTTCCGCGGCGAAATGGTCAACGCCACCAACACGCCCTGGTTCTCACGCCTCGCCAGCAACGGCACCAACGTGACCAACGCCAACTTCGGCAAGCTCGACATCACCCAGCGCAATCTCCCGCGCTTCGTGAAGCTCGTCCTCAACCTGAGTTGGTAG
- a CDS encoding adenylosuccinate synthase gives MSNLIVLGAQWGDEGKGKIVDLFSENFDVVARYQGGHNAGHTVQVGDKKFVLKLIPSGVLHPGVQVVIGNGVVVDPQALLDEMEMLEKAGVDVRGQIHISNRAHIIFPFHRMVEKVSEGREDRTAIGTTSRGIGPCYEDKIGRRGIRMADLLNPAVFDKLYDFLGEDKATTAKAFGIANDLKIEEIRESYKAMAERIRPVVCDTAKLLNDAIAAGKRVLFEGAQGTMLDIDFGTYPFVTSSSAAAGGACTGTGVPPTKIDGILGVSKAYITRVGAGPFPSEDFGPEGERIRQAGREFGSVTGRPRRCGWFDAPLLRYTAMVNGFDSLIVTKLDVLDGVPSIKVCTAYKVNGELMDTMPPENALMEKIEPVYEELPGWSQPTANVTSYDELPKEAKDYIAFLEEKSGVEVGCVSTGPERNQTIVRSGSKMEKLLG, from the coding sequence ATGAGCAATCTGATTGTGTTGGGCGCGCAGTGGGGCGACGAGGGCAAGGGCAAGATCGTCGACCTCTTTTCCGAGAACTTTGATGTCGTCGCTCGCTACCAGGGCGGCCATAACGCCGGCCACACCGTACAAGTGGGCGACAAGAAGTTCGTCCTCAAACTCATCCCCAGCGGTGTACTTCACCCCGGAGTCCAGGTTGTCATCGGCAATGGTGTTGTCGTTGACCCCCAGGCCCTCCTGGATGAGATGGAAATGCTGGAGAAGGCGGGCGTTGATGTCCGCGGCCAGATCCACATCTCCAACCGCGCCCACATCATCTTCCCCTTCCACCGCATGGTGGAGAAGGTGAGCGAGGGCCGCGAGGACCGTACCGCCATCGGGACCACCTCCCGCGGCATCGGCCCCTGCTATGAGGACAAGATCGGCCGCCGCGGCATCCGCATGGCCGACCTGCTCAACCCCGCTGTCTTCGACAAGCTCTACGACTTCCTGGGCGAGGACAAGGCCACCACGGCCAAGGCCTTCGGCATCGCCAACGACCTGAAAATAGAAGAGATCCGCGAAAGCTACAAGGCGATGGCGGAGCGTATCCGGCCCGTCGTCTGCGACACCGCCAAGCTGCTCAACGACGCCATTGCCGCTGGCAAGCGCGTCCTGTTCGAAGGCGCCCAGGGCACGATGCTCGACATCGACTTCGGCACCTATCCCTTCGTCACCAGCTCCAGCGCGGCCGCCGGCGGCGCCTGCACCGGCACGGGCGTCCCGCCCACCAAGATCGACGGCATCCTCGGCGTCTCCAAGGCGTACATCACCCGCGTCGGCGCCGGCCCCTTCCCGTCCGAGGACTTCGGTCCCGAAGGCGAGCGCATCCGCCAGGCCGGCCGCGAATTCGGCTCCGTCACCGGACGCCCACGCCGCTGCGGCTGGTTCGACGCGCCCCTGCTCCGCTACACCGCCATGGTGAACGGCTTCGATTCGCTCATCGTCACCAAGCTCGACGTGCTCGACGGCGTCCCCTCCATCAAGGTCTGTACCGCATACAAAGTAAACGGCGAGTTGATGGACACCATGCCGCCCGAGAACGCCCTGATGGAGAAGATCGAGCCCGTCTACGAGGAACTGCCCGGCTGGTCTCAACCCACCGCCAACGTCACCTCCTACGACGAACTGCCCAAGGAAGCCAAGGACTACATCGCGTTCCTGGAAGAGAAGAGCGGCGTCGAAGTCGGCTGCGTCTCCACGGGACCCGAGCGGAACCAGACCATCGTCCGGTCCGGCTCGAAGATGGAAAAGCTGCTGGGCTAA
- a CDS encoding matrixin family metalloprotease, whose product MKRERTILAILLLAGGCPLATKAQDGGEPVLRLKSHAAFSGVETEAGTVRRMEPGRRHQVVQFMEEPTGGMLAALRAGGFRVLGYIPDHALLVSGPDGFDFRDWPVRQVGALRGTDKVSEWLGSTRVESAVVEFHPDVTDGVARVIVFGSELELIENPDLAAHQLMVRGLASELRALAEWDEVARVFPASGELQRGERVVACEHGGLGPEGLQVAVNLVATYGDGWDGPGLGAASLYYYFGRMPEGLPAADVQRELLNALGQWSSVVQLHFTQSFTAKLRRQVEFEWLSGSHGDGYSFDGPGGLLAHSFYPPPNAEPIAGDLHFDAAEAWKIGADIDIYSIALHELGHVLGLGHNDDPNSVMYPYYRRVNGLRPADVAEIRKLYAAATQTAEPVAPPAQPVVPQVPVSPATPDPAPKPAPATPVGDRTAPSVTITAPSSPVSVTTASSVSVRGIASDNVGVVKVSWSSSAGTGGDAVGTASFAAGPIALYKGINTITVRVWDAAGNQGWRSVTVTRK is encoded by the coding sequence ATGAAGCGCGAGCGGACAATCCTGGCCATCCTCCTCCTCGCCGGGGGTTGTCCGCTCGCCACCAAGGCCCAGGATGGTGGAGAGCCTGTGCTGCGGCTCAAATCCCATGCGGCATTCTCCGGTGTCGAGACCGAGGCTGGGACGGTGCGGCGCATGGAGCCTGGGCGGAGGCATCAGGTTGTCCAATTCATGGAAGAACCCACGGGAGGTATGCTGGCTGCGCTGCGGGCCGGCGGGTTCCGGGTGTTGGGTTACATCCCGGATCATGCGCTGCTGGTCAGCGGCCCGGATGGGTTCGATTTCCGCGATTGGCCGGTGCGGCAGGTTGGCGCGTTGCGGGGGACGGATAAGGTGAGTGAGTGGCTTGGGTCGACGAGAGTCGAGTCTGCTGTTGTGGAGTTTCATCCGGATGTCACGGATGGGGTAGCCCGGGTCATTGTCTTCGGCTCTGAACTGGAACTCATCGAGAATCCCGATCTGGCGGCCCACCAGTTGATGGTGCGAGGGCTAGCTTCGGAGCTGCGAGCGCTGGCGGAGTGGGACGAGGTGGCGCGGGTTTTCCCTGCGTCCGGCGAACTGCAACGGGGCGAACGGGTGGTTGCCTGCGAGCATGGGGGGCTTGGGCCTGAGGGCTTGCAGGTGGCGGTGAATCTGGTGGCTACGTATGGGGATGGTTGGGATGGTCCCGGCTTGGGGGCCGCATCCTTGTACTACTATTTCGGCCGGATGCCGGAGGGGTTGCCCGCCGCCGATGTTCAGAGGGAATTGCTGAACGCGCTGGGGCAGTGGTCGAGCGTAGTGCAATTGCATTTCACGCAGTCGTTTACTGCCAAGTTGCGGAGGCAGGTGGAATTCGAGTGGTTGTCGGGCAGTCACGGAGACGGGTATAGCTTCGACGGGCCCGGCGGGCTGCTGGCTCACAGTTTCTACCCCCCGCCGAATGCGGAGCCCATTGCGGGGGATCTGCATTTCGACGCGGCAGAGGCGTGGAAGATCGGCGCGGATATCGATATCTACTCGATTGCGCTGCATGAGTTAGGGCATGTGTTGGGCCTGGGGCACAACGACGATCCGAACTCGGTGATGTATCCCTACTACCGGAGGGTGAATGGTCTGCGCCCGGCGGATGTCGCGGAGATCCGGAAGCTATATGCGGCGGCGACGCAGACGGCGGAGCCCGTTGCGCCGCCGGCTCAACCGGTTGTCCCGCAGGTGCCGGTGTCGCCCGCGACTCCAGATCCGGCGCCGAAGCCAGCCCCGGCCACGCCGGTGGGGGACAGGACGGCTCCGTCGGTGACGATCACAGCGCCGTCGTCGCCGGTGAGTGTCACGACCGCGAGCAGCGTGAGTGTGCGCGGGATCGCGTCGGACAACGTCGGAGTCGTGAAGGTGAGTTGGAGCAGCAGTGCCGGGACCGGCGGGGATGCCGTGGGCACGGCCAGCTTCGCGGCAGGGCCGATCGCGCTCTACAAAGGGATCAACACGATCACGGTGCGAGTGTGGGATGCTGCCGGGAATCAGGGTTGGCGGAGTGTCACGGTCACGCGCAAGTAA
- a CDS encoding DUF1648 domain-containing protein — translation MLDQVPLGGLQWPLEALALLFLLAGLMLPLVQWSTLPERIPSHFNIMGRPDRWGGRWVFIGFACLQLFIYGMFTVQGHTLDYLAGSGLPFNAISFLLLWTKLVIEGLFLYLIWTMIRVARAQAEKANIVLMLLFSALLVVPILLIRVK, via the coding sequence ATGCTCGACCAGGTGCCGCTTGGCGGTTTACAGTGGCCTCTTGAAGCGCTTGCCCTTCTCTTCCTGCTCGCTGGTTTGATGCTGCCGCTTGTCCAGTGGAGCACACTGCCCGAACGAATCCCCAGTCATTTCAACATCATGGGCCGGCCCGACCGATGGGGTGGACGGTGGGTGTTCATCGGGTTCGCCTGCCTGCAGTTATTCATTTACGGGATGTTTACCGTGCAGGGGCACACCCTGGATTACCTGGCTGGATCAGGCCTGCCGTTCAACGCCATCAGCTTCCTGCTGCTGTGGACGAAACTGGTGATTGAAGGACTGTTTCTGTACCTGATCTGGACCATGATCCGCGTGGCGCGCGCACAGGCGGAGAAGGCGAACATCGTGCTGATGCTGCTGTTCTCCGCGCTGCTGGTTGTGCCGATCCTGCTGATCAGGGTCAAGTAA
- a CDS encoding homoserine dehydrogenase, giving the protein MKDVNLGIVGLGNVGSGTLTILAENADEIARKLGFRLNVTAVCSRSVKSKNLPAGLAPKLITTDWREVVSHPDVDIVAELIGGTGTAREVVEGAIAAGKSVVTANKELVALEGVSIWKKAEAQGVTLAMEASVCGGIPIHAVLREGIAGDHIETLFGILNGTSNYILTEIEENGSAFNDVLAEAQRLGYAEADPTADVDGFDARSKLALLASLAFGVQLTPGDIPTEGIRRISPIDFHYAKQLDCTIKLLCSARRVEDGLFVSVRPALLSKKTIMAGVKGAYNAVWSRGKFGADTFYYGRGAGPNPTGVAVVSDLMRVARSLHPEPAHRVPPFAYTDLAAAKPLEIGRQHRHWYLRFRITDQPGIIRDLSSILAEHSISIDAVLQLPDLDKQNLPFVITLENSPESAVRAAVEKMSKLPFMVEPPLALPIERGV; this is encoded by the coding sequence ATGAAGGACGTTAATCTAGGCATCGTCGGCCTCGGCAATGTCGGCAGTGGGACTCTTACCATTCTGGCTGAAAACGCGGATGAGATCGCCCGCAAGCTAGGCTTTCGTTTGAATGTCACCGCGGTCTGCTCGCGCAGCGTGAAGTCGAAGAATCTGCCTGCCGGGCTCGCGCCGAAGCTGATCACCACCGACTGGCGCGAAGTTGTCTCGCATCCGGACGTCGACATTGTGGCCGAGCTCATCGGCGGCACCGGCACCGCGCGGGAAGTGGTGGAAGGCGCCATCGCCGCCGGCAAATCCGTCGTCACCGCCAATAAGGAACTGGTGGCGCTGGAAGGCGTCTCCATTTGGAAGAAAGCCGAAGCGCAGGGCGTCACCCTCGCCATGGAAGCTTCCGTGTGCGGCGGCATCCCGATCCACGCCGTGCTGCGCGAAGGCATCGCCGGCGACCACATCGAGACCCTGTTCGGCATTCTGAACGGCACCAGCAACTATATCCTCACCGAGATTGAGGAGAATGGCTCGGCGTTCAATGACGTGCTGGCGGAGGCGCAGCGCCTCGGTTACGCCGAAGCGGACCCCACAGCCGACGTCGACGGCTTCGACGCGCGCTCCAAACTCGCGCTGCTGGCGTCACTCGCGTTCGGCGTGCAGCTCACTCCGGGTGACATCCCGACGGAAGGCATCCGGCGCATCAGCCCCATCGATTTCCACTACGCCAAGCAGCTCGACTGCACCATCAAACTGCTCTGCTCCGCCCGCCGCGTGGAAGACGGCCTGTTCGTCTCCGTCCGCCCTGCCCTGCTCTCGAAGAAGACCATCATGGCCGGAGTGAAGGGTGCGTACAATGCCGTGTGGTCGCGCGGCAAGTTTGGAGCCGATACGTTCTACTACGGCCGCGGCGCGGGCCCGAATCCCACCGGCGTCGCCGTCGTCAGCGATCTGATGCGCGTCGCGCGCTCGCTGCATCCCGAACCCGCCCATCGCGTGCCGCCATTTGCCTATACGGATCTGGCCGCCGCAAAGCCGCTCGAGATCGGACGGCAGCATCGCCACTGGTACCTGCGCTTCCGCATCACCGACCAGCCGGGCATCATCCGCGACCTATCGTCGATCCTGGCCGAGCACTCCATCTCCATCGACGCCGTGCTCCAGTTGCCCGACCTCGACAAGCAAAACCTGCCGTTCGTCATCACGCTGGAGAACTCGCCCGAGTCCGCCGTCCGCGCGGCCGTCGAGAAGATGAGCAAACTGCCGTTCATGGTGGAACCGCCGCTGGCCTTACCGATCGAGAGGGGTGTTTAG
- a CDS encoding dihydroorotase has translation MKLLIQNGRVICPETGHDAVADVLIEDGRIAGVGPGLSTSGAEVIDAAGLVVAPGFIDIHVHLREPGFEHAETIETGAQAAAAGGFTTVCCMPNTNPVNDSVTVTKYIVETARRKAAINVFPIGAITKGSNGEELASIGSMIAAGAVAISDDGKPVMNARVIRRAMETARALDIPVIEHCEDLNLSAGGDMHECDDSVRLGLRGIPSASEDVMVARDIILAELTGVRYHVAHISTKNAVAMVAYAKQRGLRVTAEATQHHIALDTGHMKPYDSAYKMKPPLRCEHDVKAVVDGVVSGAIDCLATDHAPHAGDDKMQEFERCPFGIIGLETALGVSLEVLVHSGLISLPRLIALYTSEPARVIGWKNELARGALKPGYVGDVTVFHPEYPWVYDVKNSLSKSSNTPFSGRTFQGGPILTIVGGQVVWRADGF, from the coding sequence GTGAAACTGCTGATCCAAAACGGGCGGGTCATCTGCCCCGAAACCGGCCACGACGCGGTGGCCGATGTGCTGATCGAGGACGGGCGCATTGCGGGTGTAGGTCCGGGGCTCAGCACTTCCGGAGCGGAGGTGATCGACGCGGCGGGCCTGGTGGTGGCGCCGGGCTTCATCGACATCCACGTCCACCTGCGCGAGCCGGGGTTCGAACACGCCGAGACGATAGAGACGGGCGCGCAGGCGGCGGCCGCGGGCGGTTTCACCACCGTGTGCTGCATGCCGAATACGAACCCGGTGAACGACTCGGTGACGGTGACGAAGTACATCGTCGAGACCGCACGCCGCAAGGCGGCGATCAACGTCTTCCCGATCGGCGCCATCACGAAGGGCAGCAATGGCGAGGAACTGGCGTCGATCGGCTCGATGATCGCGGCTGGCGCCGTGGCGATCAGTGACGATGGCAAGCCGGTGATGAACGCGCGGGTGATCCGGCGCGCGATGGAGACGGCGCGGGCGCTGGACATTCCGGTGATCGAGCACTGCGAGGATCTGAACCTCAGTGCCGGCGGCGACATGCACGAGTGCGACGACAGCGTGCGGCTGGGCCTGCGCGGCATCCCCTCGGCTTCCGAGGACGTGATGGTCGCGCGGGACATCATCCTGGCGGAGTTGACCGGTGTTCGGTATCACGTCGCCCACATCTCCACCAAGAATGCCGTGGCGATGGTCGCCTATGCCAAGCAGCGCGGGCTGCGGGTGACGGCGGAGGCGACGCAGCATCATATCGCCCTCGACACGGGGCATATGAAGCCGTACGACTCGGCGTACAAGATGAAGCCGCCGCTGCGCTGCGAGCACGACGTCAAGGCCGTGGTGGATGGGGTGGTGAGCGGAGCGATCGACTGCCTGGCGACGGACCATGCTCCGCACGCGGGCGACGACAAGATGCAGGAATTCGAGCGCTGCCCGTTCGGCATCATCGGGCTGGAGACCGCGCTGGGCGTTTCGCTGGAAGTGCTGGTGCACTCCGGCCTGATCAGCCTGCCGCGGCTGATTGCGCTGTACACGTCGGAGCCGGCGCGGGTGATCGGCTGGAAGAACGAACTGGCTCGTGGCGCACTGAAGCCGGGCTATGTCGGCGACGTCACGGTGTTCCATCCGGAGTATCCGTGGGTCTATGACGTCAAGAACAGCCTGTCGAAGTCGAGCAACACGCCGTTCAGCGGCCGGACGTTCCAGGGTGGGCCCATCCTGACGATCGTCGGCGGCCAGGTGGTATGGCGCGCGGACGGGTTCTGA
- the pyrR gene encoding bifunctional pyr operon transcriptional regulator/uracil phosphoribosyltransferase PyrR, whose protein sequence is MSATREKAQLMSASEIDRTLVRLAHEVLEKTIDLEKLAFIGIRRRGIPMAQRLAKKIEELEKVKVPVGVLDIKLYRDDLSTVGPKPVVSDTKIDFSVLGKDVVLMDDVLYTGRTIRAALDALFELGRPARVQLLVLIDRGHRELPIEAQYVGRKVPTSSREIIEVKFQEIDQLEKVLLVEKVD, encoded by the coding sequence ATGAGCGCAACGCGAGAAAAAGCCCAACTGATGAGTGCCTCCGAGATCGACCGTACCCTGGTGCGGCTCGCTCATGAGGTGCTGGAAAAAACCATTGACCTCGAAAAACTGGCGTTTATCGGCATCCGGCGGCGCGGGATCCCGATGGCGCAGCGGCTGGCAAAGAAGATCGAAGAGCTCGAGAAGGTGAAGGTGCCGGTGGGTGTCCTGGACATCAAGCTCTACCGGGACGACCTGTCGACGGTGGGTCCGAAGCCTGTGGTCAGCGACACCAAGATCGACTTCTCGGTGCTCGGCAAAGACGTCGTGCTGATGGACGATGTGCTCTATACGGGCCGCACCATCCGCGCCGCATTGGACGCGCTGTTTGAACTCGGACGCCCGGCTCGTGTGCAGCTGCTGGTTCTGATCGATCGCGGCCACCGCGAACTGCCCATTGAAGCGCAGTATGTCGGCCGCAAGGTACCCACCTCGTCGCGCGAAATCATCGAGGTGAAGTTCCAGGAGATCGACCAGCTCGAAAAAGTGCTGCTGGTGGAAAAGGTCGATTGA
- a CDS encoding aspartate carbamoyltransferase catalytic subunit, protein MPKGLLGIEGIERDEIEQILERARAFQPHGGQTFAKVNTCTGRLVVNMFFENSTRTRSSFEIAAKRLGADTLSITASGSSVSKGESLVDTINTLVAMRPSAIVMRHAASGAPHFLSRHLTTPIVNAGDGTHEHPTQALLDARTILDRCGRLEGLRVAIIGDIAHSRVARSNIHLLAKFGVDLVLCGPPMLLPREMARVASGVTLEYDLRRAVKDADVIMMLRVQLERIHEPAMPAGEYFRFYGLRQEHMALARPDAIVMHPGPMNRGREISSEVADSQQSMILNQVENGVSVRMAVLERVLLQ, encoded by the coding sequence ATGCCGAAGGGCCTGCTCGGAATTGAGGGCATCGAGCGCGACGAGATCGAGCAGATCCTCGAGCGCGCCCGCGCCTTCCAGCCTCATGGCGGACAGACGTTCGCCAAAGTGAACACCTGCACCGGCCGTCTGGTGGTGAACATGTTCTTCGAAAACTCCACGCGCACCCGCTCGAGTTTCGAGATCGCCGCCAAACGCCTGGGTGCCGATACGTTGAGCATTACGGCTTCGGGTTCGAGCGTTTCCAAAGGCGAGAGCCTGGTGGACACGATCAACACGCTGGTGGCGATGCGGCCGTCGGCGATTGTGATGCGGCATGCGGCGTCGGGCGCTCCGCACTTTCTGTCGCGCCACCTGACGACGCCCATTGTGAATGCCGGTGACGGTACGCACGAGCATCCCACGCAGGCTTTGCTGGACGCGCGCACGATCCTGGACCGCTGCGGCCGCCTGGAAGGGCTGCGCGTGGCGATCATCGGGGACATCGCGCACAGCCGCGTGGCACGGTCGAACATCCATCTGCTGGCCAAGTTTGGCGTGGACCTGGTGCTGTGCGGCCCGCCCATGCTGCTGCCGCGCGAGATGGCCCGGGTGGCCAGCGGCGTCACGTTGGAATACGATCTGCGGCGGGCGGTGAAGGACGCCGACGTGATCATGATGCTGCGCGTGCAGTTGGAACGGATCCACGAGCCGGCCATGCCCGCAGGCGAGTACTTCCGGTTCTACGGCCTGCGGCAGGAGCACATGGCGCTGGCGCGGCCCGATGCAATTGTGATGCACCCCGGGCCGATGAACCGCGGCCGTGAGATCTCGTCCGAGGTGGCCGACTCGCAGCAATCGATGATTCTCAACCAGGTGGAGAACGGGGTTTCCGTCCGCATGGCCGTTCTGGAAAGGGTGCTGCTGCAGTGA